DNA from Kitasatospora herbaricolor:
AACGCCCTGGCGCACGCCCGCGGCGAGAAGTGGATCTCCCGCTACGGCGGGAGGATCTCCGCCGAGTGGCAGTACGCCAAGGCCCTCCAGGTGCTGGAGGAGGACCCGGCGGTCTACGCCGCCTGCGAGCGCTGGATCGAGGCCGCCGACTGGATCGTCTGGCAGCTCACCGGCGCCGAGAGCCGCAACACCTGCACCGCCGGCTACAAGGGCATCCACCAGGACGGCCACTACCCGGACGAGGACTTCCTGGCCGCCCTGAACCCCGGCTTCGCCGACTTCGCCCGCACCCGCCTGGAGCACCCCCTGCTGGCGCTCGGCTCCCGGGCCGGCTCCCTCACCGCCGAGGCCGCCGCCTGGACCGGCCTGCCCGAGGGCATCGCCGTCGCCGCCGGCAACGTCGACGCCCACGTCGCCGCCCCCGCGGCCCGCGCCGTCGACAACGGGCAGCTGCTCGCCATCATGGGCACCTCCACCTGCCACGTCCTGAACGGCGCCGCCCTGGCCGAGGTGCCCGGCATCTGCGGCGTCGTCGACGGCGGCATCGTCGAGGGCGCCTACGGCTACGAGGCCGGTCAGAGCGCGGTGGGCGACATCTTCGCCTGGTGGCTGCGCCAGGGCGTCCCCGCCGACTACCGGGACGAGGCGCTGCGCACCGGTGAGGACCTGCACCAGCTCCTCACCCGCAAGATCACCGACCAGCCGGTCGGCGGCCACGGCCTGGTCGCCCTCGACTGGATGAACGGCAACCGCTCCACCCTGGTCGACCACCACCTGAGCGGCGTCATCGTCGGCCTCACCCTCGCCACCCGCCCCGAGGAGGTCTACCGGGCACTCCTGGAGGCCACCGCCTACGGCACCCGCACCATCGTCGAGGCCTTCGAGAACGCCGGCGTCCCCATCACCGGGTTCGTCGTCACCGGCGGCCTCAAGAAGAACGCCCTGCTGATGCAGATCTACGCGGACGTGCTGCGCCGGCCGGTCTCGCTCGCCGAGTCCGAGCAGGGGCCGGCGCTGGGCTCCGCGATCCACGCCGCGGTCGCCGCCGGCGCCCACCCGGGCGTCCGCGCCGCATCCGCCGCGATGGGCCGGGTCCGGCAGGGCGCCTACCTGCCCGACCCGGCCCGCGCGGACGCCTACGACGACCTGTTCGCCGAGTACCGCCTGCTGCACGAGCACTTCGGCACCGGCCCCGACAAGCAGCTGCACCGCCTGCGCGCCATCCGCAACGCCGCCCTCGGCCGGGCCGAGGCCGGCGCCGCCGCCACCGACCGGAACAGCGAGGTCCGACCCGCATGAACGACCCCATCGACCTGATCCGCCGGCAGGTCAGCGACCTGCACCAGGAACTCGTCCGCTACCAGCTGGTCGTCTGGACCGCCGGCAACGTCTCCGCCCGCGTCCCCGGCGAGGACCTGATGGTCATCAAGCCCAGCGGCGTCTCCTACGACGAACTCACCCCCGAAGCCATGATCGTCTGCGACCTGGACGGCAAGGTCGTGGAGGGCACCCACAGCCCGTCCTCCGACACCGCCGCGCACGCCTACGTCTACCGGCACCTGCCCGAGGTCGGGGGAGTGGTGCACACCCACTCGACGTACGCCTGCGCCTGGGCCGCCCGCGGCGAGGCCGTCCCCTGCGTCCTGACCGCGATGGCCGACGAGTTCGGCGCCGAGATCCCGGTCGGCCCGTTCGCCCTGATCGGCGACGACTCCATCGGCCGCGGCATCGTCGACACCCTGCGTGACCACCGCTCGCCCGCCGTCCTGATGAAGAGCCACGGCGTGTTCACCGTCGGCAAGGACGCGAAGGCCGCCGTCAAGGCCGCCGTGATGTGCGAGGACGTCGCCCGGACCGTCCACATCTCCCGCCAGCTCGGTGAACCCCTGCCCATCGCGCAGGCCCACATCGACGCCCTCAACCACCGCTACCAGCACGTCTACGGCCAGCAGTCCGCGGCCCGGTGAAGGAGAACCACCCCATGACGCACAGCACCGGAGCCCGCGAGATCTGGTTCCTGACCGGCAGCCAGGGCCTCTACGGCGAGGACACCCTGCGCCAGGTCGCCGAGCAGTCCCGCGAGGTCGCCGACACCGTCGCCGCCGCCGGCATGCCCGTCCGGATCGTCTGGAAGCCCGTCCTCACCGACGCGACCGCGATCCGTCGCGTCTGTCTGGACGCCAACGCCGACGACAGCTGCGTCGGCCTGATCACCTGGATGCACACCTTCTCCCCGGCCAAGATGTGGATCGCGGGACTCGACGCCCTGCGCAAGCCCCTGCTCCACCTGCACACCCAGGCCAACGTCCGCCTGCCGTGGTCCACCATCGACATGGACTTCATGAACCTGAACCAGGCCGCCCACGGCGACCGCGAGTTCGGCTACATCCAGTCCCGCCTCGGCGTCGCCCGCAAGACCGTCGCCGGTCACGCCTCCGACCCCGCCACCGCCCGCCGGATCGCCGCCTGGGCCCGCGCCGCCGCCGGCCGCGCCGAACTGGCCACCCTCAAGCTCGCCCGCTTCGGCGACAACATGCGCGACGTCGCCGTGACCGAGGGCGACAAGGTCGAGGCCCAGCTGCGCCTCGGCGTCTCCGTCAACACCTACGGCGTGAACGACCTGGTGGCGGCCGTCGACGCGAGCAGCGACGCCGACGTCACCGAGCTCGTCAAGGAGTACGAGGACGGCTACCGCCTCGCCCCGGAGCTGCGCGCCGGCGGCGAGCGCCACGACTCCCTGCGGTACGCCGCCCGGATCGAACTCGGCCTGCGCGGCTTCCTCACCGAGGGCGGCTTCGGCGCCTTCACCACCAACTTCGAGGACCTCGGGGGCCTTCGCCAGCTGCCCGGCCTGGCCGTCCAGCGACTGATGGCGGACGGCTACGGCTTCGGCGGCGAGGGTGACTGGAAGACCTCCGTGCTGCTCCGCACCCTCAAGACGGTCGCGCAGGGCCTGCCCGGCGGCACCTCCTTCATGGAGGACTACACCTACCACCTGGAGCCCGGGCAGGAGTTGATCCTCGGCGCGCACATGCTGGAGGTCTGCCCCTCGATCGCCTCCGTCACCCCGTCCTGCGAGATCCACCCGCTCGGCATCGGCGGCCGGGAGGACCCGGTCCGCCTGGTCTTCGACGCCGCCACGGGACCGGCGGTGGTGGTCGGGATGGCCGACATGGGCGACCGGTTCCGCCTGGTCGCCAACGAGATCGACGTCGTCGAGCCGACCGAGCCGCTGCCCAACCTCCCCGTCGCCCGGGCGGTCTGGCGGCCCCGTCCGGACCTGCGGACCTCCACCGAGGCCTGGCTCACCGCCGGCGGCCCGCACCACACCGTGCTCTCCACCGCCATCGGTACCGAGGAGCTGGACGACCTCGCCGAGATGATCGGCACCGAGCTGGTGCTGATCGACGCCGGCACCACCATGCGGCAGTTCACCCGCGAGCTGCGCTGGAACCAGGCCTACCACCGCCTCGCCCAGGGCTTCTGAGCCGCCACCGCCGTTCTGGGGCCGTCCTCGCAGCCGAGGACGGTCCCAGCGGCCTGTCGGGCCGCCTCGCGCCCTGCGCCGGGGCTGCCGTCACCCCGAGCACAGAGGACGGACCACCACCATGACCACCCCCGGGATCCACCGCGAAGCCTGGACCACCCTGCCCGACGGCCGGACCGTGGAGCGCTGGACGCTCGGCGCGGGCGGGGCGGTGACCGCCGAGGTGCTCACCCTCGGGGCCCGGTTGCAGGCCCTGTACGTCCCCGACCGGCAGGGACGGCGCGCCGACGTGGTGCTGGCCGGCGCGAACGCGGCGGACCTCCTCGGCGGGGCCGCCTACTTCGGAGCCACCGTCGGCCGCTACGCCAACCGGATCGCGCACGGCCGGCTGCCCCTGGACGGCGCGCTCCACCGCCTGCCGGACCAGCCCGGCGGCCACACCCTGCACGGCGGCCCGGACGGCTTCGCCACCCGGCTCTGGGAGGCCGCCGAGGCCCACGGCCAGGCCGGCTCCGGGGTGCGGCTCACCCTGCGCAGTCCGGCCGGCGACCAGGGGTTCCCCGGCGCCCTCACCGCGCGGGTCAGCTATCTCCTGGACGCGCACGGCGCGTTGACCGTGGAGTACACCGCCGTCACCGACGCGCCGACCGTCGTCAACCTCACCAACCACGCCTACTTCAACCTCGCCGGCGAGGGTGAGGGCACGGTGCTGGACCATGTCCTCCAGGTCGAGGCCGACCACTACCTGCCGGTGGACGCCGGACTGATCCCGCTCGGCCCGCCGGCATCCGTCGAGGGCACCCCCTTCGACCTCACCGAGCCGCGGACGCTGGGACGGACCCTGGCCGGCCCCGACCCGCAACTTGCCCTGGCCGGTGGTGGGTTCGACCACAACTGGGTGCTGCGCCACCCGGCGGGAGGCGCGCTCCGCCGGGTGGCGACCCTGTGGCACCCGGCGAGCGGCCGGCGGCTGCAGTGCCTCACCACCGAACCCGGCCTCCAGATCTACACCGGCAACCTCTTCGACGGCTCGCTGCGCGGTCCGTCCGGGCGCCGCTACCCGGCCTTCGCCGGAGTCGCCCTGGAGACCCAGCACTTCCCCGACTCCCCGAACCGCCCCGAGTACCCCTGCACCGTCCTGCGCCCGGGCCAGGAGTACCGCTCCAGCACGGTCTACCGCGTCGCCGCGGGGGATTTCGGCCCGTTCTCCTGACCGGCGAAGGGTCGGCGCCGGCCATCGTGCGGCGCCGACGCCGAACCTTTCACCAGCGGTACGGCCCCGTACGGCGCAGCGCCCCGGGCCGGGCCCGGGGCGCTGCGCGCCACCGCGGGGAAGCGTGCGGCCGGCCGGCGGCGACAGCGCCCGCACGGCGGGGAGGGCCGCCTCACGGTGGGGAAGGGCTACTTCACGGTGAGGGGAGGGCTACTTCACGGCGGGGATGAAGAAGACGTTGTCCGGCGTCACCAGGCTGGTGAGGGCCTTGCCGAAGAGGGTGCTCGGCTCGTTGCCCTGGGTGAGGACGTCGGTGTTGAGGACGACCACGAGGGTCGCGCCGGTCTCCGGCATGTAGAGGGTGAGGGACTCGTAGCCGGGCAGCGAGCCGTTGTGGCCGATCCACCCCTGGATGTCGAAGAGGCCGAGCCCGTAGCCCGCACCGGGGAGGGTGGTGGGCAGGAACTTGGTGCGCTGCGCCTGGGTCTCGGGGGAGAGCAGCTCGCCGGTCGCGACGATCTTGGCCCAGCGCTTGAGGTCGTCCAGGGTGGAGATCATCGCACCGGCGGCCCAGCCCCAGTTCGGGTTCCAGTCCGTGGCGTCCACGGTCGCGCCGGTCGGCGTCTGGTCGGTGTAGCCGTGCGCGTGCGGCGACGGGAACTCGGCCCCCTTGGGGAAGAGGGTGTGTTCCAGGCCGCTCGGCTCCGTCACCCGGTCGTGGATGAACTCGGCGAGCGGGGTGCCGCTCACCTTCTCGACGACCAGGCCGAGCAGGATGTAGTTGCTGTTGTTGTACAGGAACTGGACCCCGGGTGCGCTGAGGTTGGGGTGCTTGTACCCGTACGCGAGCAGCTGCTCGGGGGTGAAGGGCTTGGTGGGGTCCGCCTCCAGCGCCGTGATGAAGTCCGGGTCCGCGGAGTACGGGAACAGGCCGCTGCGCATCTCGGCCAGGTTGCGGATGGTGATGTTCTCGCCGTTCGGGACGCCGCTCACGTACGCCGAGATGGGGTCGTCCAGCCCGACCAGGCCCTCGTCGACCAGCTCCAGCAGCGCGGTGGCGGTGAAGGTCTTGGTCTCGCTGCCGATCCGGACGTAGAGGTCCTCGGTCATGGGAGCGCCGGTCTTCTTGTCGGCGACGCCGAAGGACTTGACGTACCGGCCCTGCCCCGGCAGCCAGATCCCGACGCTCACCCCGGGAACACCCGTCTGGCTCATCGTCTGCTGCACGGCCGCGTCCAGCTCGGCCACCAGCTGCGGGCTCAGGGCGCCCGACGTGCAGTCCTCGTCGGTACCGGCGTCCGGGGTGCTCACGTCCTCGGAACTGACGTCCTCACCGCGGTGGTGGTGGCCGCCCCGGTGGTTCTCGGCCCGGGCCTCGCCGTGCCGGTGGCCGTGACCGTGACCGTGGTGGTGTTCGTGTCCGTGCGCGCCGACCAGGCCGGGTACGGCCGCGTTCGCCGGTGTGGCGGCCACCGGGAGCAGCCCGGCCATGGCTATCGCAGCCACCAGCAAGCCTCGGCGGGCGGTCGTGGTCCGTCGGTGGGGAAGCGCTCGGGTCATCGCGGTCGTCCTCGTTCCGGGTCGTGTCCAGCTCTTGGAGAGATCGTCTGCGCCTACGGACCAAGGTGACGACTCTGACGAGCTGTACGGGTGACGCGGCATCGGACCCCCGGACGACCGCGGAGCCGCAGCCTGGTGGCTGCGGCTCCGCGCGGAACAGGGGGTGCGCTCGAACGAGGTGCGCTCGAACGGGTGGTGCTGTCAGGGGTGCTGGATGTCCTCCAGCATCTCGGTGACGAGGGCGGCGATGGGGGAGCGTTCGGAGCGGGTGAGGGTGATGTGGGCGAACAGCGGATGGCCCTTCAGCTTCTCGACGACGGCGACGACGCCGTCGTGGCGGCCCACTCTGAGGTTGTCGCGCTGGGCGACGTCGTGGGTGAGGACGACGCGGGAGCCCTGGCCGATCCGGGAGAGGACGGTGAGGAGCACGTTGCGCTCCAGGGACTGGGCCTCGTCGACGATCACGAAGGCGTCGTGCAGGGAGCGGCCGCGGATGTGGGTGAGGGGCAGGACCTCCAGCATGCCGCGGGAGATGACCTCCTCGATCACGTCGGGGCTGGTGACGGCGGAGAGGGTGTCGAAGACGGCCTGGGCCCAGGGGCTCATCTTCTCCGACTCGGAGCCGGGCAGGTAGCCGAGTTCCTGGCCGCCGACGGCGTAGAGCGGGCGGAAGACCATGACCTTGCGGTGCTGCTGGCGTTCCAGCACGGCTTCGAGTCCGGCGCACAGGGCGAGGGCGGACTTGCCGGTGCCGGCGCGTCCGCCCATGGAGACGATGCCGACCTCGGGGTCGAGGAGCAGGTCGAGGGCGACGCGTTGTTCGGCGCTGCGTCCGCGCAGGCCGAAGGCTTCGCGGTCGCCGCGGACCAGGCGTACGCGGCCGTCGCCGGCGACGCGGCCCAGGGCCCGGCCTCGTTCGGAGGTGAGGACGAGTCCGGTGTGGACGGGGAGGTCCTGGACGCCGTCGACCTCGACGGTGTGGTCGTGGCCGGCGCCGAAGAGGGCGTCGACCTGGTCGCCGGTGACGTGGAGTTCGGACATGCCGGTCCAGCCGGAGGTGGCGGCGAGTTCGGCGCGGTACTCCTCGGCGAGCAGGCCGACCGAGCTGGCCTTGATGCGCAGGGGGAGGTCCTTGGAGACGACGGTGACGTCGTAGCCCTCGGCCTGCAGGTTGCGGGCGACGGCGAGGATGCGGGTGTCCGCCTCGCCGCCGCCGATGCGGTAGCCGGCGGGCAGTATCGACGTGTCCGAGTGGTTGAGTTCCACCCGGATGGTGCCGCCGAGTTCGCCCACCGGGATCGGCTCGTCGAGGCGGCCGTGCCGGATCCGGTAGTCGTCGAGCAGGCGCAGTGCCTGGCGGGCGAAGTAGCCCAGCTCGGGGTGGTGCCGCTTGGCCTCCAGCTCGGTGACCACGACCACCGGCAGGACGACCTCGTGCTCCTCGAAGCGCGTCATGGCGAGAGGGTCTGCCAGGAGCACGCTGGTGTCGAGAACGTACGAGCGCCGGTCGCCCTTGCGGGACCGGGAGTCCCGGTCGGATCCGTTGGCCATGAAGGCTCGGTCGTCCATGTGCTCGTCTCCTCAGGCAGCTGGTCTCGGTCCCTCGGAACTCCGGGACCGTCGTTGGGTCGCCGTGTGCTCCGGTCGTTGTCCGGAGCGCTTCTCGGACGGGAGGACCGCGCTTCGCGGGGAAGCGGCGGTCGGCTGTGGCGGGCCTCCGGCTGTTCGCAGGGCGGCATGGCTGCCGTTCGGGTGCAGGGCGGGTGGCCCACTGTTCGGTGAGCTTCGCCCTGATCAGCGAGTTGACGCTGTCGCCGGTGTGGCTGTCAAGGGTCGACCGAAGGTGTTCCGGAAACCGTGACCGGAGGGGTGCTGTCCCGTCCCCCGCCCTGGTCGCCCAGGGTGTCCGGTCGCTCTCCCGGGGTGTTCGTCCGAGGGCGCGGCCGGGGTGCCGGCGGCGGGAGCGCGGTGGCTCAGGAGGGCGACGGGGCTGCGGGTGGCGATGCGGCGAGTGCGGTCGAAGTGGCCGCGCTCGGCGTCGGGGTCGGCGTCGGCGTCGGGGACGGGGACGGGGACGGGGACGGGGCCGGCGTCGGCGTCGGGGACGGGGACGGGGACGGTGAGGGCGGGCCGGCGGGGGTGGCGGCCGCGGTCGGTGCCGCCGTCGCTGGGGGCGTGGGCGTGGGCGTGGGGGTGGGGGTGGGCGTGGGCGTGGGTGTGGGGGTCGGCGCAGGAGTACGGGTCCGGCTCGGCCTCGGGGTCTGCGTCGGGTCCGGGGAGGGGCTGACCGCCGGGGCGCGGGTGGGTACCGGTGTCCGGGCGGTGGTCGGGGCGCCGGACGGCACGGCCTTCGTCCGGTCCCGCGTCCCGGACGGCTCGGCGTCGCCGTCGCCCGGCGTCGCCGTCGCGGTCCCCTGGCCGGAGGGCACCGCAGCCGCCCGGGTTCGGGCGGCCGGCGCCGGGTCGGACAGGGGGCCGGACGGCGCAGCGCCGGGAACGGTCGGGCCGGGAACGGTCGGGGGCAAAGGGGTGCCGGGAGCACCGGCCGCCGCCGAGGCGGTCGGGGACTTCGGGGACGACGGGGCCGCCGGGCCGCCCTTTGCCCGGGTAGGCGTCCGGGCAGGCGCCCGGGCGGGGGCGCGGAGGCTCGGGGAGGCGGCCGCCGAGGGTGCCACGACCGGTGCGGGGGTGCCCGGAGCCGGGGGCCCGGCGGGTGCGGACCAGAGGGCGGTCGACGCGGGGGAGACCGCGCCGGCGCCCGTGCCGGCGGGCAGCAGCGAGGACGAGGGGGCGGCCGGCAGGGGCTGGTCCGTCGCATCGCCCCGGATGCTGCTGGACGCGCTGGGAGCGGCCGGGGCCCCGAGGGCCGCCGGGCCGCCGGAGGAGGGCGACTGGAGGGCCCAGCCCAGGCCGGCGGCGGTGACGGCCGCGACGGCGCCCGCGGCGCCCAGCCTGCGGCTCAGGGCGGGGCTCCGCCGGTGCTTCGCCTGGTTGGTCATGGTGGCAGGGCCTTTCGTCCGTCCCCCGGGCCGGGCCGGCCGGAGCGGTGCGGAGCGGCCGACGACCGGTCGGCCCGGGAACAGTGCGTGCCGGTGCCGCGCCCGGCCGGTGGGGATCCCGTGTCGTCCTCCGCGGCCGGGCGCGGCGGCGGCTCAGTCGTCGTCGTCCAGGTGGAAGCCTCGGAGCTGGGTCGGGACGGGGACCTTGAGGGGAGCGGGGGACGGTCGGGACGGCGCGGTGGTCTCCGGCCGGCCGGAGGGTGCGGGCGGCCCGTCCACGGGCGTCTCCAGCTGGTCCAGCTGCAACGCGACGAAGGACTTCAGGCGGGTGCGGTACTCCTGCTCGAAGCTGTGCAGGGAGTCGATCCGGGCCTGCAGCACGGACCGGGCCGACTCCAGGGCGCCGATCGACGAGCGGTGCTTGTCCTCGGCGTCCCGTTCCAGGGCGTCGGCCCTGGAACGGGCGGCCCGCTCGATGCTCCAGGCCCGGCCGCGTGCCTCGCCGACGAGCGCCTCGGCCTCCCGGCGCGCCGCCTCGGTCGCCCGGTCGGCGACCTGCTGGGCCATCTCCAGCAGCCGGGCGGCGTTGCCGGGGTCCGGGGCCGGCCGGGGCGGGAACGGGGCAGGGGCAGGCGGCCCGGCCCGGTCGGCCGGTGGCACCGCCGGGTGCGGCCGCGCCACCTCCTGCCGGCTCTGCTGCTGCGATCGGTTCCGTGTGGCTGCGGCGAGTTGGGCCCGCAGTGCTTCGTTCTCGTGGCGCAGGCGAGTGAGGGCGGCTTCGACGTCGTCGAGGAAGTCGTCGACCTCCTTCACGGCGTAGCCCTCGCGGAGGCGGACGATCGTGAACTGCTGGGCGCGGATGTCTTCGAGGGTCAAGGTCATGGTGGTTCACCCCGGCGTGGTGCTGGTTCGGCGTGCGGAGGTCCGGTGGTGCGCCCGGGCGGAGGGACGGCCGGGGCGGCGGGGACCCGTCTTCTGGCCCGGTTCCTGATCGGGGCAGCTGAGAGCCGGCGCGGTGGGGGCGGCGCGAGAACGAGCCGGCCCGCTCCGGGCGGCGGACGGGGGTGGCAGTCGTCGTGGGGCGGCGAGCCGGGGTTGGCGGCGGGTGCCGGCCGACGGCGGTGTGTGCACGAATTTCCGTGCGGGCTTTCTATCCCATCGCCCGGCCGCGCGTCCAGTACTTCTCGCCTCCCGGAATCGGCCCCGGCTCCTCGGCTCCTCGGCCCCTCGGCCCGGCCCCTCGGCCCGTTCGCCGGTCCGCCCGGAGGCCGGGTGGTGGCCGGCGTGGGGTTGCCCATGACTGAAATCAAACACAATACGTCAGCTCTGAATGGCTGATCGGTCGGGTGCGTTGCCATCTGTGGCAGGTAGTTCCGGTCCGGCCCACCCTGCCGTGTTGGGCCGGCGGGATGCGACCGCTCCTGGCGCGGTAGCGGATGGGCCCCCAATCTACGTATCAGCAATGCTTCTTGTAACGGAGAGGTTGCGAAAGTGGGCGCCCTGCCGGGGGTGGCTTGACGTGGATGTCGGCGGAGCGCTTTCCTTGCCCCACGTCGTTGGAAAACGATTGATTCTGATTGGTTCTGATGTCTGAGCCGGTCGGCCCTCCCCGCCCCTGGAGCACCTCATGCACACCTCCCGCAACCGCCTCGCCTCGGCCGCCGCGCTCGGCCTGGCGGTCACCCTCGGCCTGAGCGCCTGTTCCACCGGCCAGGAGTCGTCCTCGGCCGCCTCCGGACCCGCCGCGCCGGTGGACGGGAAGGTCTCGATCACCTACCTGCAGAAGCAGGGCGACCAGGAGTACTTCGTCGGCGAGGCGGCCGGCGCCAAGGCGAAGGCCGCGGAGCTGGGGGTCGACCTCAAGGTCGTCAACCTGGGCAGTGACGCCAACAAGACGATCAGCGAGGTGCAGTCGGCCGTCGCGCAGAAGAGCAACGGCCTGATCATCGTGGTGCCGGACCCGGCCGTCGGCCCGCAGGTGGTCCAGATCGCGAAGGACGCCAAGGTCGCGCTGCTGACCTCGGACGACCAGATCTGTGCCACCGGCCCGGACCCGAAGTCCTGCGGCAAGTCCGACCTGGTGGCCCGGATCGGCTTCAGCGGCGCCCAGATGGGCGGCGAGGTCGGCAAGCGGGCCGCGGAGGAGTTCAAGAAGGCCGGCTGGTCGGCAGCCGACACCCGGATCATCTCGGCCTGGAAGCAGGACGTGACCGTCTGCGGGGACCGCGTCAAGGCCGCCAAGGACGCCTTCTCGGCCGGAGGCGGGGCGGACGTGAAGAACATCGACATCGCCACCGACAACACCCCGACCGGCGCCCAGGACAAGGTGGCCGCCACCATCACCGCCAACGCGGGCGTCAAGCACTGGGTGGTCTGGGGCTGCAACGACGAGAACGTCCAGGGCGGCGTCACCGCGCTGGAGAACGCCGGCGTGAGCGCGGACAACATCGCCGGCGTCGGCCTGGGCGCCTACCTGGCCTGCAAGGACTGGGGGTCGGGCAAGCCCTCGGGCATGAAGGCCGCGCTGTTCATCAACGGCAAGGACGTCGGCGCGCTGGCCGTCCAGACCATGTACGACAAGCTCAAGAACGGCAAGGACTTCCCCGCCGAGGCCTTCGCGCCCACCACCATGGTCGACGCGAGCAGCTGGCAGTCCGCCGGCGCCACCTGCAGC
Protein-coding regions in this window:
- a CDS encoding ribulokinase, translating into MTETSPAPDTETYVVGVDFGTLSGRAVVVRVRDGEEIATAVHPYPHAVVEERLPGTGEKLPPDWALQHPEDWRDVLRTAVPAALAAAGVDPAAVIGIGTDFTACTVLPVRADGTPLAETPAWAASPHAWPKLWKHHAAQAQADRINALAHARGEKWISRYGGRISAEWQYAKALQVLEEDPAVYAACERWIEAADWIVWQLTGAESRNTCTAGYKGIHQDGHYPDEDFLAALNPGFADFARTRLEHPLLALGSRAGSLTAEAAAWTGLPEGIAVAAGNVDAHVAAPAARAVDNGQLLAIMGTSTCHVLNGAALAEVPGICGVVDGGIVEGAYGYEAGQSAVGDIFAWWLRQGVPADYRDEALRTGEDLHQLLTRKITDQPVGGHGLVALDWMNGNRSTLVDHHLSGVIVGLTLATRPEEVYRALLEATAYGTRTIVEAFENAGVPITGFVVTGGLKKNALLMQIYADVLRRPVSLAESEQGPALGSAIHAAVAAGAHPGVRAASAAMGRVRQGAYLPDPARADAYDDLFAEYRLLHEHFGTGPDKQLHRLRAIRNAALGRAEAGAAATDRNSEVRPA
- a CDS encoding L-ribulose-5-phosphate 4-epimerase — translated: MNDPIDLIRRQVSDLHQELVRYQLVVWTAGNVSARVPGEDLMVIKPSGVSYDELTPEAMIVCDLDGKVVEGTHSPSSDTAAHAYVYRHLPEVGGVVHTHSTYACAWAARGEAVPCVLTAMADEFGAEIPVGPFALIGDDSIGRGIVDTLRDHRSPAVLMKSHGVFTVGKDAKAAVKAAVMCEDVARTVHISRQLGEPLPIAQAHIDALNHRYQHVYGQQSAAR
- the araA gene encoding L-arabinose isomerase → MTHSTGAREIWFLTGSQGLYGEDTLRQVAEQSREVADTVAAAGMPVRIVWKPVLTDATAIRRVCLDANADDSCVGLITWMHTFSPAKMWIAGLDALRKPLLHLHTQANVRLPWSTIDMDFMNLNQAAHGDREFGYIQSRLGVARKTVAGHASDPATARRIAAWARAAAGRAELATLKLARFGDNMRDVAVTEGDKVEAQLRLGVSVNTYGVNDLVAAVDASSDADVTELVKEYEDGYRLAPELRAGGERHDSLRYAARIELGLRGFLTEGGFGAFTTNFEDLGGLRQLPGLAVQRLMADGYGFGGEGDWKTSVLLRTLKTVAQGLPGGTSFMEDYTYHLEPGQELILGAHMLEVCPSIASVTPSCEIHPLGIGGREDPVRLVFDAATGPAVVVGMADMGDRFRLVANEIDVVEPTEPLPNLPVARAVWRPRPDLRTSTEAWLTAGGPHHTVLSTAIGTEELDDLAEMIGTELVLIDAGTTMRQFTRELRWNQAYHRLAQGF
- a CDS encoding aldose epimerase family protein, yielding MTTPGIHREAWTTLPDGRTVERWTLGAGGAVTAEVLTLGARLQALYVPDRQGRRADVVLAGANAADLLGGAAYFGATVGRYANRIAHGRLPLDGALHRLPDQPGGHTLHGGPDGFATRLWEAAEAHGQAGSGVRLTLRSPAGDQGFPGALTARVSYLLDAHGALTVEYTAVTDAPTVVNLTNHAYFNLAGEGEGTVLDHVLQVEADHYLPVDAGLIPLGPPASVEGTPFDLTEPRTLGRTLAGPDPQLALAGGGFDHNWVLRHPAGGALRRVATLWHPASGRRLQCLTTEPGLQIYTGNLFDGSLRGPSGRRYPAFAGVALETQHFPDSPNRPEYPCTVLRPGQEYRSSTVYRVAAGDFGPFS
- a CDS encoding serine hydrolase domain-containing protein; this translates as MLVAAIAMAGLLPVAATPANAAVPGLVGAHGHEHHHGHGHGHRHGEARAENHRGGHHHRGEDVSSEDVSTPDAGTDEDCTSGALSPQLVAELDAAVQQTMSQTGVPGVSVGIWLPGQGRYVKSFGVADKKTGAPMTEDLYVRIGSETKTFTATALLELVDEGLVGLDDPISAYVSGVPNGENITIRNLAEMRSGLFPYSADPDFITALEADPTKPFTPEQLLAYGYKHPNLSAPGVQFLYNNSNYILLGLVVEKVSGTPLAEFIHDRVTEPSGLEHTLFPKGAEFPSPHAHGYTDQTPTGATVDATDWNPNWGWAAGAMISTLDDLKRWAKIVATGELLSPETQAQRTKFLPTTLPGAGYGLGLFDIQGWIGHNGSLPGYESLTLYMPETGATLVVVLNTDVLTQGNEPSTLFGKALTSLVTPDNVFFIPAVK
- a CDS encoding PhoH family protein, encoding MDDRAFMANGSDRDSRSRKGDRRSYVLDTSVLLADPLAMTRFEEHEVVLPVVVVTELEAKRHHPELGYFARQALRLLDDYRIRHGRLDEPIPVGELGGTIRVELNHSDTSILPAGYRIGGGEADTRILAVARNLQAEGYDVTVVSKDLPLRIKASSVGLLAEEYRAELAATSGWTGMSELHVTGDQVDALFGAGHDHTVEVDGVQDLPVHTGLVLTSERGRALGRVAGDGRVRLVRGDREAFGLRGRSAEQRVALDLLLDPEVGIVSMGGRAGTGKSALALCAGLEAVLERQQHRKVMVFRPLYAVGGQELGYLPGSESEKMSPWAQAVFDTLSAVTSPDVIEEVISRGMLEVLPLTHIRGRSLHDAFVIVDEAQSLERNVLLTVLSRIGQGSRVVLTHDVAQRDNLRVGRHDGVVAVVEKLKGHPLFAHITLTRSERSPIAALVTEMLEDIQHP
- a CDS encoding DivIVA domain-containing protein; protein product: MTLTLEDIRAQQFTIVRLREGYAVKEVDDFLDDVEAALTRLRHENEALRAQLAAATRNRSQQQSRQEVARPHPAVPPADRAGPPAPAPFPPRPAPDPGNAARLLEMAQQVADRATEAARREAEALVGEARGRAWSIERAARSRADALERDAEDKHRSSIGALESARSVLQARIDSLHSFEQEYRTRLKSFVALQLDQLETPVDGPPAPSGRPETTAPSRPSPAPLKVPVPTQLRGFHLDDDD
- a CDS encoding substrate-binding domain-containing protein, producing MHTSRNRLASAAALGLAVTLGLSACSTGQESSSAASGPAAPVDGKVSITYLQKQGDQEYFVGEAAGAKAKAAELGVDLKVVNLGSDANKTISEVQSAVAQKSNGLIIVVPDPAVGPQVVQIAKDAKVALLTSDDQICATGPDPKSCGKSDLVARIGFSGAQMGGEVGKRAAEEFKKAGWSAADTRIISAWKQDVTVCGDRVKAAKDAFSAGGGADVKNIDIATDNTPTGAQDKVAATITANAGVKHWVVWGCNDENVQGGVTALENAGVSADNIAGVGLGAYLACKDWGSGKPSGMKAALFINGKDVGALAVQTMYDKLKNGKDFPAEAFAPTTMVDASSWQSAGATCS